From Aquarana catesbeiana isolate 2022-GZ linkage group LG05, ASM4218655v1, whole genome shotgun sequence:
CCTGGACTCTGGAATTTCCATTAGATGTTGTGGAGACTGGCTTCCTCGAAGTATTTTTGGGAAATGTTTTGCGCTTTGTGCTTACATTCGCATGATATTTCTAGCTTTTTATATAGTATTCCTCAGCGGGGAGCAGTTTGATGTGGTGTTCTGTGACCAGGTATGTTAAACTAAAAtgtagtttttaaattttttttttttttttttatttcatttacatACGGTAAATCACTGTGATTTCAAATTTGCAGATTCAGAGCTACCATTGTGTTATGTTAACTGTGTGCCCGGAATTGTCTGATTTTTGACGtgtatttcattttgtttttttttttttgtttttttttttttgtttttttttttttttactctgttccAATAATTCCCTGATGTTATTTAGGTTTAGCCAATGTCTATTACTGTGCCCATGCTAGTGCTTACTAATTATAAATTGCTTAAAAGAAGTTAAGGTGCAGAGGCCATCACAATGGACATAGCATAAAGCAATACGCACCATAATCGTGCGCTAGACAGGGCACCGCATGCAGCAAAATCCAAATCCAGTGCACAATATATTCAACACATTGGACACTGCTGCATGCACCACTCCCAGCATCTTAGATTTGACATACGGTACATACACCATTTCAAGTACAGTGGACACAGCaagacacacagatcccagtacACTTGTCAAGGCTTCGCTGCATCTCTTAACTTTCCCAATACACTGTACAAGGTATTGCACTCCTTTTCCAGTATACTGGATATAGCAGCATTAAAGGCTATTCCCAGTTTAATTGGCACAATGTGACACGCAAATCCCAGTATACTGGACTCAGTACAGAGCAGCACACACTATTCCCAGTTTACTGGACACAGTAGCACACATCATTCCCAGTGCCTATATTATGTTTGTAATGTTAATCTATTGACCGACAGGAGTTAAACTGTGACATGTATTTGAACCATAGTAAAATGAAAGAGAGAAATATCCACCCCTTAATACAGCACTACAATAACTGCATAAACATCACACACTATACCAATATACAAATATGAAAGAAATCTATATTCGAGGGTAAACAAGCATATTAAAGAGAAAAAACTGTTCTTTAAGAAATATAATGCTGAGGTATCACCGTCAGCATGCCAGTGATACCTACTTTTATTAAGTAGGAGAGGTAAACTTGTCTAAATGCTTGTAGTTCTTTTGTGTAACACATGGTGCATTTCTAATTTTTGCTCTTTTGTAGGTATCTGCATGCATTCCTGTTTTCAAACTGGCTAGAAACAAAAAACCTGTTTTATTTTATTGCCATTTTCCTGATCAGCTCCTTACTCAGAGGATGTCATTAATTAAGAAAGTCTACAGAGCTCCCATTGACTGGTTAGAAGAGAAGACCACTGGCATGGCCGACTGCATTGTAGTCAACAGTCATTTCACTGCTAAAATATTCCAAGAAACCTTTTCTTCATTATCTCATATACAGCCAGATGTCTTATATCCATCATTAAATATTAGCAACTTTGAATGCAGCAATTTTGATGATCTCAGTGAACTTGTTCCAGTGGGCAGAGAAATCGTATTTCTCTCAATCAATAGATATGAGCGAAAGAAAAATCTTACCCTTGCACTTGAATCCTTATGTGTTCTACATGCTAAACTGAATTCTGTGGACTGGGAAAAGATTCATCTCATCCTAGCTGGGGGTTATGATGAGAGAGTTCTGGAGAATATTGAATATTATCAAGAGCTGAAAAACTTTGCAGAAAAATATGAAATTGGTAATCATGTTACTTTTCTAAGATCATTTTCTGACAAGCAAAAACTTAACCTGCTTCATAATTGTACATGCATATTATACACTCCCAGTAATGAACATTTTGGAATTGTTCCAGTCGAGTCTATGTACATGCACTGCCCAGTAATAGCTGTCAATTCAGGTGGTCCTCTTGAATCAGTTGTAAATAATGTGACCGGTTTTTTATGCCCTCCTATTGCGGAAGCATTTGCTGATGCCATGGAAAAATTTGTTAGAAACTCTTCTCTTAAAGCAACCATGGGAAAGTCTGGACATGCAAGAGTTTTGGAAAAATTTTCCTCTGAAGCATTTACTGATCAGATCTATCATTATATTTGTAAACTAACTGAATATAAATGATTTGCATACAAGTTCTTTTGTTACTGATACTGAACAGGGTTAAATCAGAAAGCCTGTATTACTGTTCAAAATATGTGATTATAATTTCCTATAGTTTTTAGAATGTATCTAGGGACAGCCAGTAAGAATGCTTTAAAGGACAATACAGTGAAAATACAGTGAAAACGTCTCTTCTGTGATTACAACCCCAGCATTCTCAGTATGTGTAGCCATTTGCACAAACAGGGGATAGAAAAGTCTCTGAACTTGTAGTCATAGAAGAGGACTGCTTATCAGGCATAGATGGGTATTCAAAGGAATATGACACCATGGGAGCAACCAATACATACAGTattatagcgccgacagtttgcgcagtgcttcgTGAATATAGGCATAGATCCCAGTAGACAGTCATTAAAGGACTTATTTGGCTCTGTTAGATAATGTGGTTGGCTGGTGGCTTTTTGGACTAGCCTATGTGATTTACCAGGCACGAGATTTTTCAAATGTTTACAAATGTATTGAACATTATTATAGGTGGATGGGCAAACATTATCTCCACTGCTGAAACTCAGGTTGTAGAAAAAGTGGCCTTTCATATACTGCATTAATTACATTTCTCCTTTTTAAAAGGTCTATGCACAAGCTTTCTTAAGCTGTTATTTGTGTTTAGTATGCTTAATGCATACAACAATTACATTTTACTGAACCATCGGTACATGTACATTTTGTTAGGTTTCAAATCTGCTCATTTTTTATGTTGTAGTAAATTTTACATGTGTCTTTGTCACTTAGTGTGAGCTTAATGGAAAGCAAAAACAATGTCTTCAATTGCCTGTAAACTACTAATCTCCCCATCCTCCATGTAATGAAAAAAGGCAGATGTTTGTAGTCTATCCCGGATGGTAACCATGGCTCCCCCCATAAATACAGTGGAGAAATTAACATAGCCACCCAGGGgcagtgtgttgtgtttttttttatatgtgtatgtgtatgtgtgtgtgtgtatgtgtatgtgtgtgtatgtgaatTTTGTTTTGAAGTTTAGATATTTGAACCGCTTGCCAACCACCTCACTTAAAAGTATGGCGGCAAAGTGGCCTCTCTGCACTGGGTCATGTATCTGATCTAGCACTTCCGGGGAGAGGGCATGCGCAGCTGCCACCCCGGTTGTGCAGTGATTAGTTATAGCGCAATCCGGCCCTATTGCCTCTGCCATCCAAGGAACACAGAGCGCCAAATACTGACAGGCgatttttctgtttttgttattccctgcaaagcaggggaaaAATCAGCAAGTTCACTTAGTAAAAGCACAACAAAACGCACACATTTTAGCCCTTGAtaccccctagatgttaaccctttccaaAAATTCTGAATGCTGGAGAGGCACTCAGCCCAACACTTTTTTAATTTGAGCAGCAGACGGGAAGTTACCAGTGCTGCTGTTGAAACACTGTGCTGCTTACTGTGTGTAGAGAATGCTACAGCAGTATGTTGCAGCACACAGAACGGCTGCCTCATTATGTAATGAAAATAGATAATTTGGGCCAGCTTGGGTTATTGACTTGCTATAGGACAATTGATGACAGAAGAAAAACTGTGATACATTCTGCTCACTTTTGTGGGAAGTACAGGTTTAAGCCTCAATGATGAACCATGATTGCACTTGTTAAGAAAGCGTATGAACTGTATTTTGGTTGTAAGATTAGTGATCAAGACAAGGCCTGGGCTCCTCACATTTGTTGTGCAAGGTATACTGTCAAACGTAGAGCGTAGCTCAGAGGGACGTCAATGATGTTTTCTGTCCCGATGATATGGCAAGAACAAAATGATCATGTGATGGACTTATTTCTGCTAAAAATAAGAATAGCACAGTCTGCCTCCAGCCATAAAAGCAGTGCCACATGACGACAATCTGCCAGTATatttaaatttaaaagagcgaaaaaagtcctggatggcttaacgcccatgtaaaaatgcatataaaagcaagagaaaggccttcaaaaaatacaaggttgagggatcatcatcagcattcaaactttaaaatgaatgcaacaaaaaatgtaagggtggaattaggatggctaagatagaacacgaaagacacatagcggaggagagcaaaaaaatcccaagaaattctttaagtatgtaaacagtaaaaaagggaggacagaccatattggccccataaagaatgaggaaagacatctggttacaaaggatggggagatggcgaaggtattgaatttattcttctcagtcttcatgagggaatcgggggggggggcttcaataaccaaaactgcagtgtttattcttgTGACTCATCACAGGAAGCGCCCTCCTGGCTAACAAAGGAcaaaattagaattagacttgggaaacgtaacattaataaatcactgggaccgaatggcttgtacccgagggtacttagggaacttagtcaagtaattgccagaccattgttcctaatttttactgacagtctactgactggaaaggtaccagcgaattgaagaaaagccaatgtagcaccaatatttaaaaagggcccaaaatacatccctgggcattacagaccagttagcctaacatcaatagtgtgtccaagctcttggagggggtgataggggactatatacaagattttagtaatgaaaactgtatcattagcagtaatcagcatggattcatgaagaatcagtCTTGCCAAACCgatctgttaaccttctatgaggaggtgagttgccatctagataaagaaaggcacgtagacgtggtgtatctggattttgcaaaagcatttgacacagttccccataaatgtttactgtacaaaataaggtcctttggcatggagcatagggtgagtacatagattgaaaactggctacaagggcgagttcagagggtggtgataaatgggtaatactcggaatggtcagaggtggatagtggggtcccacagggttcgatgctgggaccaatactatttaatttgttcataaacaaactggaggatggggtaaacagttcaagctctgtatttgcggacgatactaagctaagcagggcaataacttctgcgcaggatgtggaaactttccAAGAAGATCTGAAggaataatggggtgggcaactacatggcaaatgaggtttaatgtagaaaaatgtaaaacaatgcatttgggtagcaaaactatgaatgcaatctatacactagggggagaatctctggggggatctaggatggaaaaggacctgggggtcctagtaggtgataggctcagcaatggcatgcaaaatgccaagctgctgctaacaaagcactctacaaaactctggtccagctgcacctggctgtccagttctgggcaccagtcctcagaaaggatgtactggaaatggagtgagtacaaagaagtgcaacaaagctaataaagggtctggaggacattatgaagaaaggttgcgagcactgaacttattctctctggagaagagacgcttgagaggggatatgatttcaatttataaataccgtactggtgaccccacaatcgggataaaacttttttgcgtaagggagtttaacaagacatgtggccactcattaaaacgagaagaaaaaaggtttaaccttacactacgtagagggttctttactgtaagagcggcaaggatgtggaattcccttccacaggcggtggtctcagcggggggggacATCGattatttcaaaaaactattagataagcacctgaacgaccgcaacataatGGAAAatttttatcaaatacttaccgtaagtTTCCTtgcctggcccatcctcacgtcagcacacaacgggttaacacctccgCTGGAGACTCACATGACCACCTGTACCTAGCTGTAGAAAAGacggcccctcccccaactaagatgttcaaAATcgtagcctgcgacaggccactaggaaAGGAGTtctgtgaggatgggccaggaaaggaaaattacggtaagtatttgataaccaTTTTCCTtgcccacctcacgtcagcacacaacgggatttaccaaagctaatatagggctggagagaacaaaagaaaaaagatattGACAATCAAAGAAGGTTTCTAAAGCCaaaaagaattgatctctcttgccccaaacttgctggtcgcatatttagtttgtaaggttgaatgaaggcggcaccagaccttcaagctagcccttacctatatcttcaaagcaatcctggcataactgccccaaaggctgccacccctctagtcaaatagaCTTGCAATTGTTTTAGAGCAGAAAAGCCTACTTCCTGCATGCTATTATAATTACCCTAATTACCCTGGTAAcaagagtggatgactcttgagggcctgTACACTCAGTGACTCTCGTGTAAAAACTtgggactacttcccagtttttctggaaACCACTTTCAAATTAAACTTTGGAGATAGAcgtggtatccctatctctggtaaaaaaaaaaaagaacagaaaaaaaaaaaagacaccagaggccccttgcaggaaagtgttgcaatctttaACATTCTTCTGcctgaagtagttgctgtcaggagaactagttttaccgtgAGGTCCTTTAATGGAAATTAAACCTATTGGAGTAatgggtgctctcagatccaagcccaagtcccacagagggaacaaggatttgtcatctggaagaagcatctggtcactggcttttgcacccatccacccagcctgtgaaaagataaagtagagatctgtaccttTAAAtagagttgtatgccagaccaatctctagcgctgactgtaaaatgtcaaggatattgACTAGAGCAGGGAAtacaggagagaaagcttttgctgagcagacaaaacagacttctttcatatcctctcctgTGTAgcattcatggatgatcttctggtcaccaaggtctgaacaacctcagatgagaatccctgcacctcttgtgtagcctattccatagccaggctattaaaagtagtctcattggattggggtgctgttactgaccttgtcATAAAAGATTTCATTCGACCAGAGACAAAGATAAAATagaaaattccatggcactgtgaacctatcttgtatgtagtctttgcattggtattcTGTTGTAAATATTAGAAGCTGCATGTTtagtgaagtctccctgagaactactgctggaacGCCCCATAGTGCCAATATTGGTATGAGGCACTtgttgaaaaaaaatattctgcctaaccgAACCAATAATTGGATTTGCTTCTctggcaagaagaccaaccttaactgactgtaatgccccgtacacacggtcggattttccgatggacaatgtccgatcggagcgtgttgtcggaagttccgaccatgtgtgggcgccatcggacattttccatcggattttccgacacacaaagttggacagcaggagataaaattttccgacaacaaaatctgatcgcgtcaattccgaccgtgtgtggcctgttccgacgcacaaagtgccacgcatgctcagaagaaattccgacacgggacagctcgttctggtaaacttagcgttcgtaatggatacagcactttcgtcacgctgcaatgttaaaaatggtttaatacagcgcactctcttcttctttataatgtgacaagaattaagtcgttttgctgctcgtattcacacacacttctcacaaagttttatttgtgtttttttagtgggattccctgaatatattgttattagttgtcacatctgacagttttttatatattttttttttttttttttttttttggattttcagtctttttttttctttaatgtttggattttttccaaggctgatctttgttcaatgttatttttatttttactccagaatatttttgtgtgtgtttttgtgtgtgaagttaccccaacaccattgatatcttttattatttaatctccaggagattgtttggtgtcccttgttcatttcacattgtatatttgaaatgtacctgaatcctcacaaaccaactgtcatttttgaagtaaaacacataggagagtataattcaaaacaaaaatcctttattaagggatcagaaccaaacaaagaggaaggcaacactggatcaacaggagaaattagcgaagcctgggacccccacggcagacatcaattcttcaacatcaaaattggtggcctgaggagtccatatgtaagggagggcaatctggtccagaattcgcagagatccggatagtagcagatgacatctgtgtccccaggctgtggtaccacaagaggctgcatcttttggccaaccagactggatccagggcaatcactgtctggtcttccttccacgcttccttctgggctgtggctgtgcagttggagatgtggcagaaggagtaggacctggaggaggaggaggaggaggaggaggactgggaggacctggaggaggaggaggaccatcccaaagatgtgtgtgaggtgtaatttggcccctcatatctttctccagagcctctgatatgagggcctcacacatggctttttggccctcctccatcctcctgcattttatatgctatgaatgcagcaatgttctcctgcatggtgtggggtgctcccaggacctctgtagccctccaaaagaatgctatagccgcctcctctagggtactcgtcctactgccactttctgttttcaggtgtggtggagggaccttgatatcagccagccggctcggcccggccacctcctggctgagacttccctgtgtatgaaaaagggacatggttgtaatgttttgcatcatcaatcacaatcctaaattagtactcccaactaacatctagttatcatcattgattggacaagcagaaatatttagagaaatgctatacctggctcaatctgggctcctccacatgtggcctggaaggcccaggttgggcgtcagaagcctcagccaggggggaaggaagcgtggaaggaagactggagagggatggcctgggttcagtctggcctgccagaaagtgcagcctgtcgtagtacaacatcctgggacatagatgtcatctgctgctccggatctctgtgaatccatgactttcttgcgctcccttagatatgtgctcctcaggccaccaatgaaaatctttaaataagtgatgtctgccgtggggatcacctgcttcacaatttcacacaattgctccagtgctgccttcctctttgcttggttcttgaaatgggggtgggtaatctcccacagacagggcagctcacttagcatatcaatgaatagtgacatgaagtcagtatctctcattaagatatccatgttcactgcaagacacaacacaagacaaagcctaatgtcagacaaaactctcctaatcttgttacaatataggcctcaatctagaagcagtataggcacaagtttgtctcttaccttcgttcttacgatcggcgcgtccaatgctccttcctccgctcacagatcgtacgtaatacgcacgcgtgttacgctttatacacactgcgcatgcgtgtaactccgcccgcccctgacgttctttctagtctattccccgcccttttcgttcggcgcagtgggtgaagagcacatggcggagttacagcaggtgcgtgctaattctagcaacgaggaggaggaaagcccggatccaggcacgtcccgatccagaaggagacgttttaaggccacaaatatgtcgtttggggagatgttggagatggtcgacatcatgaagaagtccgactatgacggaaaatatgggccttaccccaaccccaacatccgaaaggccaagatcatggcgaaagtggtcaggagtcttgagaggaatttcggggtacgacgatcgaaagat
This genomic window contains:
- the ALG2 gene encoding alpha-1,3/1,6-mannosyltransferase ALG2, whose product is MEPTVLFIHPDLGIGGAERLVVDAALALKSRGCKVQVWTAHYDTNHCFSETLDSGISIRCCGDWLPRSIFGKCFALCAYIRMIFLAFYIVFLSGEQFDVVFCDQVSACIPVFKLARNKKPVLFYCHFPDQLLTQRMSLIKKVYRAPIDWLEEKTTGMADCIVVNSHFTAKIFQETFSSLSHIQPDVLYPSLNISNFECSNFDDLSELVPVGREIVFLSINRYERKKNLTLALESLCVLHAKLNSVDWEKIHLILAGGYDERVLENIEYYQELKNFAEKYEIGNHVTFLRSFSDKQKLNLLHNCTCILYTPSNEHFGIVPVESMYMHCPVIAVNSGGPLESVVNNVTGFLCPPIAEAFADAMEKFVRNSSLKATMGKSGHARVLEKFSSEAFTDQIYHYICKLTEYK